One segment of Castanea sativa cultivar Marrone di Chiusa Pesio chromosome 3, ASM4071231v1 DNA contains the following:
- the LOC142629533 gene encoding uncharacterized protein LOC142629533, producing the protein MTVSVNSGTAKLAFPVDYDNEAHEVSQRLVDAAHNDDSKLVYECIANPCVDVNFIGTVSLKAKKTEIVLHEESAHEVCVQYEEFKTEVTALFLAAHSGNLTLVRKLLSEGANVNQKLFRGYATTAAVREGYLEVLEVLINAGASQQACEEALLEASYVGLARPVELLMDSNMVRPQVAVHALVSACCRGFVDVVDALIKCGLDANATDRVLLQSSKPFLHTNVDCNALVAAILSRQISVVRLLLQVGVRTDINVKVGAWSWDMDTGEEFRVGAGLAEPYPVTWCAVEYFEASGEILHILLQHLSTNTPHCGRALIHHAILCNNARAVNILLRYGADVEFPMTTSKTKLYAIHLAARLGYAKILQCLISAGCNLNSQTESGETALMICARRKHEECLKILASAGADFGLVNTVGQCASSIAYTTHWTLGFQQVVVDIIQADKVVQSSNASVFSPLMFVIQANDIEALKKLIKKTDIDLDVQDANGFSAAMVAAKNGHVEAFQLLVYAGANIKLRNRYGETAMNLFEVQQNSESFAKLMIEYALDRGYDGSGGFYALHFVARRGDISFVCKLTSRGYDVNALDDDGYTPLMLSAKGGHGKLCELLISCGARCDIENERHETALLLARKNGFGNDAERVIFDELAQTIVLGGARVKKHTRSGKGAPHGKLLSMVGNVGILRWGKSSKKNVICKSAEVGPNATFRRNRRRKFDVDEPGMFHVVTTKNKVVHFVCDGGVEMAELWVRGIKLVTRTALFGKEQSSL; encoded by the exons ATGACTGTGTCCGTAAACTCCGGCACCGCAAAACTAGCTTTCCCTGTTGATTACGATAACGAGGCTCATGAGGTTTCGCAACGCTTAGTCGACGCTGCGCACAACGACGATTCGAAGTTGGTTTATGAGTGCATCGCCAACCCTTGCGTGGACGTGAATTTCATCGGAACTGTGAGCCTGAAGGCGAAGAAGACAGAGATTGTGTTGCACGAGGAATCGGCTCACGAGGTCTGCGTTCAGTACGAGGAGTTCAAGACTGAGGTTACCGCTCTGTTCCTCGCTGCTCATTCTGGAAATTTGACACTTGTCAGAAAGCTATTG AGTGAGGGAGCTAATGTGAACCAGAAACTGTTCCGGGGCTATGCGACAACAGCAGCAGTGAGGGAGGGTTATCTGGAGGTGCTGGAAGTGCTTATCAATGCAGGGGCATCTCAGCAGGCATGCGAGGAGGCATTGTTGGAGGCAAGCTACGTGGGGCTGGCTAGGCCAGTTGAGCTGCTTATGGACTCTAATATGGTCCGCCCTCAAGTTGCTGTGCACGCCCTTGTCTCTGCGTGCTGTAGAGGATTTGTCGATGTTGTTGATGCACTCATCAAG TGTGGATTGGACGCCAATGCAACTGATAGGGTGCTGCTTCAATCTTCCAAGCCATTTCTGCACACCAATGTTGACTGCAATGCACTTGTTGCTGCCATTCTTAGCCGGCAAATTTCTGTTGTCAGATTGCTGTTGCAG GTGGGCGTCAGGACAGACATCAATGTGAAAGTAGGTGCTTGGTCATGGGATATGGACACAGGAGAAGAATTCAGGGTGGGTGCAGGACTAGCTGAGCCTTACCCTGTCACCTGGTGTGCTGTGGAGTACTTTGAAGCCAGCGGTGAAATCTTGCATATACTCCTCCAACATCTCTCAACCAACACCCCTCACTGTGGGAGGGCTCTCATCCACCATGCCATTCTATGTAACAATGCAAGAGCAGTCAATATCCTGTTACGTTATGGTGCAGATGTAGAATTTCCAATGACAACTTCTAAAACCAAGTTATACGCCATTCATTTGGCAGCAAGGCTTGGGTATGCTAAAATTCTTCAATGTTTGATAAGTGCTGGCTGCAATCTTAACTCTCAAACTGAATCTGGGGAAACTGCATTAATGATATGTGCTAGACGTAAGCATGAAGAGTGCCTAAAAATTTTGGCATCAGCGGGTGCTGATTTTGGTTTGGTCAACACAGTTGGTCAATGTGCAAGCTCAATTGCTTACACAACTCACTGGACTCTTGGCTTCCAGCAAGTAGTAGTAGATATAATTCAAGCTGATAAGGTTGTTCAGTCAAGCAATGCCTCAGTATTCTCCCCTCTAATGTTTGTAATTCAAGCTAATGATATCGAAGCTTTGAAGAAACTCATCAAGAAAACAGACATTGATCTAGATGTGCAAGATGCAAATGGATTCTCAGCTGCCATGGTGGCTGCAAAAAATGGTCATGTTGAGGCCTTCCAGTTGCTTGTTTATGCTGGGGCTAACATAAAACTGCGTAATAGATATGGTGAGACAGCAATGAACCTATTTGAAGTACAACAAAACAGTGAATCCTTTGCAAAGTTGATGATTGAATATGCACTAGATAGAGGATATGATGGTTCTGGTGGATTTTATGCTCTACATTTCGTTGCTCGCCGTGGAGACATCAGTTTTGTTTGTAAATTAACAAGTAGGGGATATGATGTTAATGCCTTAGACGATGATGGATATACCCCACTGATGTTATCAGCGAAAGGAGGCCATGGTAAGTTGTGTGAACTTTTGATCTCATGTGGAGCAAGATGTGACATTGAGAATGAGAGACATGAGACTGCACTCTTGCTAGCAAGGAAAAATGGTTTTGGAAATGATGCAGAGCGTGTGATATTTGATGAGCTTGCTCAAACCATAGTACTAGGTGGTGCTCGTGTAAAGAAGCACACAAGGTCTGGTAAAGGAGCTCCTCATGGTAAATTATTGAGCATGGTAGGGAATGTTGGGATTTTACGGTGGGGGAAATCAAGTAAGAAAAATGTGATTTGTAAAAGTGCTGAGGTTGGGCCCAATGCAACATTTCGTAGGAATCGTCGGAGGAAGTTTGATGTTGATGAACCAGGAATGTTCCATGTGGTGACTACAAAAAATAAGGTGGTGCATTTTGTATGTGATGGTGGGGTTGAAATGGCTGAGTTATGGGTGAGGGGAATCAAACTTGTGACAAGAACAGCTCTTTTTGGAAAGGAGCAAAGTAGCCTGTAA